ACCATATTCGTCCAGTCCACCTGATTCTCTGATGATCGTGTTCTTTAACGTATCGAGATATACATACATTGCCTCAGAGAGTTTTTTTACTTCTTCAGCCTTTGTTTTCAGTGGACCTACTTTTCCCGGATCAGATTTCATCTGATCTTCGAAAGTGAGGTAGGTGTTTTCATTCTTATCGGTAATCGACTTATTCGATGTAATTATTGAGTTGTTTACTATATTAAATGCGTTCAATATCTCAGCAGAAACGTTCAATGCAAGCATGGCCGTCAAGACCAAGTACATGATATTGATCATCTTCTGCCTGGGATCTTTAGGTAGTGCCATAGTTTGTTTTCAGATTAAATGATTGTCTGTTGTTAATTCCAAAACTATAAGCGTACCTTATCTACCTGCACCATGCATAGCGCTGAGCATGTTACCGTAAACGGTGTTCAGATTGCTCAGATTTTTAGCGAGCTGGGAGATTTGATCCTGAGTTTTACGCGCGTCATCAACGCTGCTGGTCATAGCTGAAGAAACTTTGAGCAGATTTCCGTAGAAATTGTTCATTGCTTTCAGGTGGTTGTTAGTGTCCTGGAGTTCCAGTTCATAGATAGCATTCAGAGAAGCCAGATTCTTGGTCATACCCTGCATTTGCTCATGGAAGTTTCTGGTAGACTCAGAAGCACTGTTGAAAGAAGCAACAGCCGATGCTGCTGTAGTGTAAGCGTGAGCAACGTTTGTAATTGCGCTGGCAGCTTCCCTTGTTTTCTGGGTGTAGTCGCCTGTAGCCGCAACGACGTCGCTAATGTCCCTCATCTTATCGACGGTGGTACCTAATTTCTGGAAGTTCTCGCTCAGGCGTTGTAATGATACAGGAGTGATATCAGCTTCTTCCAGCATCTTGTCCAGGCCAGCCAGTGCAGGGCTACCACCGGCAACAACAGAAACGTGAGTTTCGCCGCCGTGATCTCCGCCACCACTATCTGGTACGAATGCATATACAAAGAAGATTAATGCCTCAGTGCTCAAACCAACGATCAGGGCGATATCCGCGCCTGGCCAGTGTTGCAGTTTGAACAACGCTCCGATAATTACTACTGATGCCGCGATACAAACAAAGAAATTAAGCCATTTCGATGTAGTAGGATTCATAGCCATAGGTCAAAATTTACTGGTTAAAGTGTTAAAGGTTAAATTGTTGTTATGGAATAGTTGTTGCTCATCG
This Chitinophaga sancti DNA region includes the following protein-coding sequences:
- the gldL gene encoding gliding motility protein GldL, which produces MAMNPTTSKWLNFFVCIAASVVIIGALFKLQHWPGADIALIVGLSTEALIFFVYAFVPDSGGGDHGGETHVSVVAGGSPALAGLDKMLEEADITPVSLQRLSENFQKLGTTVDKMRDISDVVAATGDYTQKTREAASAITNVAHAYTTAASAVASFNSASESTRNFHEQMQGMTKNLASLNAIYELELQDTNNHLKAMNNFYGNLLKVSSAMTSSVDDARKTQDQISQLAKNLSNLNTVYGNMLSAMHGAGR